The following are encoded in a window of Dysidea avara chromosome 4, odDysAvar1.4, whole genome shotgun sequence genomic DNA:
- the LOC136252113 gene encoding uncharacterized protein isoform X2, whose product MNFSACWIVSSDIETDVFGVATNVPGLGIECHDFSYQLSLYTSDVNLQVSLLRCIRRSVDGFEQVSSVDCSGIKGVNFQCLLDCVIRYRNKCFWCCDRCSRSQYRHADIQEIITIVGTIFSQVLM is encoded by the exons atgaatttcag tgcctgctggattgtttcgtcagatatcgaaacagatgtctttggtgttgcgaccaatgttccag gtctcggtattgagtgtcatgatttcag ttatcaattatcactgtatactagtgatgtgaatttgcaggtcagtctactcagatgtatcaggcgtagtgttgatgggttcgaacaagtatccagtgtagactgtagtggcatcaagggtgttaatttccag tgcctgctggattgtgtcatcagatatcgaaacaagtgtttttggtgttgcgaccgatgttccag gtctcagtatcgtcatgctgacatacaagaaatcatcactattgttggaactatttttagtcaagtcttgatgtga
- the LOC136252113 gene encoding uncharacterized protein isoform X1: MNFSACWIVSSDIETDVFGVATNVPGLGIECHDFSYQLSLYTSDVNLQVSLLRCIRRSVDGFEQVSSVDCSGIKGVNFQCLLDCVIRYRNKCFWCCDRCSRSQYRHADRLTSVPAYSFTGLSIVMLTYKKSSLLLELFLVKS; encoded by the exons atgaatttcag tgcctgctggattgtttcgtcagatatcgaaacagatgtctttggtgttgcgaccaatgttccag gtctcggtattgagtgtcatgatttcag ttatcaattatcactgtatactagtgatgtgaatttgcaggtcagtctactcagatgtatcaggcgtagtgttgatgggttcgaacaagtatccagtgtagactgtagtggcatcaagggtgttaatttccag tgcctgctggattgtgtcatcagatatcgaaacaagtgtttttggtgttgcgaccgatgttccag gtctcagtatcgtcatgctgacaggttaacttcagtgcctgcttattcttttacaggtctcagtatcgtcatgctgacatacaagaaatcatcactattgttggaactatttttagtcaagtcttga
- the LOC136252112 gene encoding uncharacterized protein, translated as MLSITELYRITKNWCNQSNRVKDEQLQVVTNVVSGKDVFAVLPTGYGKSLCFALLPGVFNRLMGVPMSIVVVLSPLIAIMKDQVTRFSSQGVPAAFISGDQDDGDVIQGVIDGHYRIVFFTPEILLLTRRWRGLLSSPVYAEHLRVLVIDEAHTVKKWGETFRQTMLRIHEVRSLVPASVCMLALTATATTAVREDVSKILGMRNPLIVAVSPCKPNIIYYVRKSDSIEEAFFTMADKLRRLRCRFPRTIIYCQKHSYCGKLYRYFKKVMGNEFNEPLDAPDLPQFRLVGMFHSCTYPWIKDTILKMFCAPSCLRVVIATVAFGMGVDCQGVTQVIHLGPPESTDSYIQETGRSGRSGSLSLALLMQVKGMTTHDMDTSIKQYMVNTDQCRRQILFEAYEGYSYNASTPCTCCDVCVKTCRCTHCKTVNELFCV; from the exons atgcttagtatcaccgagttgtaccggattaccaaaaactggtgcaaccaatcaaaTCGAGTGAAGGATGAACAGCTGCAAGTGGTTACCAATGTGGTAAGCGGGAAAGACGTATTCGCAGTGCTACCAACTGGTTATGGCAAAAGCCTTTGTTTTGCTCTATTACCCGGCGTGTTTAACCGTTTGATGGGAGTACCGATGTCCATTGTGGTTGTACTGAGTCCGTTGATCGCCATCATGAAAGATCAG GTTACACGTTTCTCTTCACAAGGAGTTCCAGCAGCCTTCATATCAGGAGACCAAGATGATGGGGATGTTATTCAGGGAGTGATTGATGGCCACTATAGGATCGTGTTTTTTACACCTGAGATATTACTGTTAACCAGACGATGGCGAGGGCTATTATCATCTCCTGTATATGCAGAGCACTTGCGTGTCTTGGTCATAGATGAGGCACACACAGTTAAAAAGTGGGGTGAAACTTTTCGTCAGACAATGCTGCGTATTCATGAAGTACGATCTTTGGTGCCAGCATCAGTATGCATGCTAGCTCTGACTGCCACTGCTACTACAGCCGTTCGGGAAGATGTCAGCAAGATTTTGGGAATGAGGAACCCTTTAATTGTGGCAGTGTCACCTTGCAAACCtaatataatttattatgttAGAAAAAGTGACAGTATAGAAGAGGCATTTTTCACAATGGCTGATAAACTACGTAGGTTGAGATGCAGGTTCCCTAGAACGATAATTTATTGCCAAAAACATAGTTACTGTGGCAAGTTATATCGATACTTTAAAAAGGTGATGGGTAATGAGTTCAATGAACCTTTGGATGCACCTGATCTACCACAATTTAGACTTGTGGGTATGTTCCACAGCTGTACTTATCCATGGATAAAAGACACCATACTGAAGATGTTTTGTGCACCATCATGTCTCCGAGTAGTCATAGCAACTGTGGCATTTGGAATGGGTGTGGATTGTCAAGGTGTAACACAAGTAATCCACTTGGGACCACCAGAGAGCACTGACTCTTACATACAGGAAACAGGACGTTCAGGAAGAAGTGGCTCGTTGTCACTTGCACTGTTAATGCAAGTCAAGGGAATGACAACCCACGACATGGATACAAGCATAAAGCAGTATATGGTTAACACTGACCAGTGTCGACGCCAAATTCTTTTTGAAGCCTACGAAGGGTATAGCTACAATGCAAGTACTCCATGCACATGCTGTGACGTATGTGTCAAAACTTGTCGTTGTACACATTGTAAAACTgtcaatgaattattttgtgtttaa
- the LOC136252110 gene encoding uncharacterized protein translates to MMSKGTSQEGSLLASPVTPQLLQILNVWLIKLTIIACLLLATGYAQRTRPTRRPAAQAPETNPAESGCLAELQAQQELMIQSNLPRRFLVVARKGSSRMFGRTFDNVNGQSSLQLIAVAGDGFNITNGISVVTTTNDGAEQILKNKNVERVEEDKPMCVDLLKPDNETETDNCSCRRSCEPDEICWNIDRLDERSLPLDGDYCPPVQGNGVDVYILDSGIRYSHQVFGGRASIGGCDEFGGRGDDDHGHGTHCAGLAAGRLTGVAWGARVFSIKVLNSQLAGFFSYVINGINHVISRARSTGRRSVILMSLIGPITPAVNDAIREAVANNIVVVTAAGNFRQDSCGFSPSNSPAVINVGAIQEAEDPNSTTPGHQLYWFNSQSNSPGSNYGRCVDILAPGQWIRSASYTSDRDYVSMSGTSMACSTVAGAVALLLQRFPSYTPAQIKRQLQDEATRGAINMRTYRGGFLPTIIQAETTNRLVYTGKARQCGEKIDRAGCYFNGIFYEHNRTISQNCSSSCVCKRGTWKCQPRDCYTDYCQAYFYGHYKTFDGSQYTYLGSCEYVLAKPCDNDDFTITVTQRALDSDSVLIDQVTVTVPSQNLVIMLRGGKNQVTINGRNFAAVDGSMMSIGEVKVEWIGSYPHVTFEDRDLDIFWDDAGSVQVSASSSLRRQLCGLCGFYNGDDSDDYRMRDGTTGSGVRRFAKSWLTEDSSGGCRDRRLNNTCSERNMNRAQRDCAMLNNAPFDSCHSVVDPKVYIENCESDYCTCVRTRNRDTCSCNVMANYARACANAGVDVSTWRDVTGCSDDCIGGRVYKECGSLCQLTCDNYQSPPFCSSDCTPTCVCPEGQVLRNGQCIETDQCDALTPCKGNPLPSSTPFFFERFYLGELENFVEEGRKRNRVPCHMNTYTDSQDTLFSMIFCSVPDASQYEIENGLSTRNLNRRANELRKTHRIHNFVCYNDDKDRSRCVAVFEPVTRQQRRTEKTDLMINVPYNEYQQRLLTLQDQDMRVLRRNIYSSGGDLSVSAIFRSPGYAVSLRDGIDISGLVQLIERNKERGFFLADGNARMDGNQVIYSVVFTTQRFGNCDYRVEYNLDALQLFNREQQYARDGCHITVIIPNTGSLTPQYIVVFWCTD, encoded by the exons ATGATGTCTAAGGGTACTAGTCAGGAAGGGTCGTTGTTAGCGTCCCCAGTGACGCCACAGCTACTACAGATTCTCAACGTGTGGCTGATTAAGCTGACGATTATAGCTTGCTTGCTACTAGCTACAGGGTATGCGCAACGTACCCGACCAACCAGAAGGCCAGCAGCACAGGCTCCAGAAACCAACCCTGCGGAGAGTGGGTGCCTTGCTGAACTGCAAGCCCAACAAGAACTCATGATACAGTCTAACCTCCCTAGACGATTTCTGGTTGTTGCACGTAAGGGGAGTAGCCGGATGTTTGGAAGAACGTTTgataatgtaaatggacaaagCAGCCTACAGCTGATTGCTGTAGCAGGAGATGGTTTCAACATCACTAACGGAATATCTGTTGTCACCACTACTAATGATGGAGCAGAGCAG ATATTGAAAAACAAAAATGTTGAACGAGTAGAAGAAGACAAGCCAATGTGTGTTGACTTACTGAAACCAGACAATGAAACAGAAACAGATAATTGCAGTTGTCGACGATCATGTGAGCCCGATGAAATTTGCTGGAACATTGACCGTCTTGATGAGAGATCTCTACCTCTTGATGGTGACTACTGTCCTCCAGTTCAAG GAAATGGAGTAGATGTGTACATTCTCGACTCTGGTATAAGATACAGTCATCAAGTGTTTGGAGGACGTGCATCAATTGGTGGATGTGATGAGTTTGGTGGTCGAGGAGATGATGATCATGGTCATGGTACTCACTGTGCAGGATTGGCTGCTGGAAGATTAACTGGAGTAGCATGGGGAGCTAGAGTATTCAG TATCAAAGTTCTGAACAGTCAATTGGCAGGATTCTTTTCTTATGTTATTAATGGAATCAATCATGTCATCAGTCGTGCCAGAAGCACTGGAAGAAGATCAGTAATTTTGATGTCTCTAATTGGACCAATCACTCCAGCTGTTAATGATGCCATCAGAGAGGCTGTTGCTAACAATATAGTAGTTGTGACTGCTGCAGGAAACTTTCGTCAGGATTCTTGTGGATTTTCACCATCAAATTCACCAGCTGTTATTAATGTGGGAGCAATACAAGAAGCTGAAGATCCAAACTCCACAACACCTG GACACCAGTTGTATTGGTTCAATTCACAATCTAATTCTCCTGGCAGTAACTATGGACGTTGTGTAGATATACTTGCTCCAGGACAGTGGATAAGAAGTGCCTCTTACAC GAGTGATAGGGATTATGTGTCAATGAGTGGTACTTCCATGGCTTGTTCCACTGTTGCTGGAGCTGTTGCTCTCTTACTACAGAGATTTCCAAGTTACACTCCAGCACAGATCAAACGACAATTACAAGATGAGGCTACACGAGGAGCTATCAACATGAGAACATATCGAGGTGGTTTTCTACCAACAATAATACAAGCAGAAACTACTAACAGACTTGTCTATACTGGAAAAGCCAGACAATGTG GTGAAAAAATTGACCGAGCTGGCTGCTATTTCAATGGTATTTTCTATGAACACAACAGAACGATATCTCAGAACTGTTCATCAAGTTGTGTATGCAAACGGGGTACTTGGAAATGTCAACCAAGAGACTGTTACACTGATTACTGCCAAGCATATTTCTATGGTCACTACAAAACTTTTGATGGTAGCCAGTACACTTATCTTGGAAGCTGTGAATATGTACTGGCAAAACCATGTGACAATGATGACTTCACTATAACTGTCACCCAAAGAGCTCTTGACTCAGACAGTGTATTGATTGACCAGGTCACTGTAACAGTTCCAAGTCAAAACCTTGTCATCATGTTGAGGGGAGGTAAAAATCAGGTAACAATTAATGGCAGGAATTTTGCAGCAGTTGATGGTAGCATGATGTCTATTGGAGAAGTTAAAGTAGAATGGATTGGTAGCTATCCGCATGTTACCTTTGAAGACAGAGACTTAGATATCTTTTGGGATGATGCTGGTAGTGTCCAAGTGTCGGCTAGTAGCAGTTTAAGGAGACAGTTGTGTGGCTTGTGTGGTTTTTACAATGGGGATGATTCTGATGATTATCGAATGAGAGATGGAACCACAGGCTCTGGTGTTAGGAGGTTTGCTAAATCTTGGCTGACTGAAGACAGTTCAGGAGGTTGCAGGGATAGAAGGCTGAACAACACTTGCAGTGAAAGAAATATGAATAGAGCACAAAGAGACTGTGCCATGTTGAACAATGCTCCCTTTGATTCTTGTCATTCTGTTGTTGATCCTAAAGTCTACATTGAAAACTGTGAATCtgattattgtacatgtgttaggACACGTAACAGAGACACTTGTTCTTGTAATGTGATGGCTAATTATGCCAGAGCATGTGCCAATGCTGGAGTTGATGTGAGCACTTGGAGAGATGTGACAGGATGCT CTGATGACTGTATTGGAGGTCGGGTATACAAGGAATGTGGTTCCCTCTGTCAATTAACTTGTGACAACTACCAGTCAccaccattttgttcatctgaTTGTACACCAACTTGTGTCTGTCCTGAAGgacaagtattgagaaatggtCAATGTATTGAGACAGATCAGTGTGATG CACTGACTCCATGTAAGGGAAATCCATTACCATCCAGCACTCCATTTTTCTTTGAACGTTTCTACCTTGGAGAACTTGAAAACTTTGTAGAAGAAGGTAGAAAAAGAAACAGAGTTCCTTGCCACATGAAcacctacactgatagccaaGACACTTTGTTCTCAATGATCTTCTGCAGTGTTCCAGATGCTTCACAATATGAAATTGAAAATGGGCTTAGTACAAGAAACCTAAACAGAAGAGCCAATGAGTTAAGGAAGACACACAGAATACACAACTTTGTTTGTTATAATGATGACAAAGATAGATCTCGTTGTGTGGCTGTCTTTGAACCTGTTACAAGACAACAACGGAGAACAGAAAAAACTGACCTTATGATCAATGTGCCTTATAATGAATATCAACAAAGATTACTCACTCTGCAGGACCAAGACATGCGGGTACTTCGTCGTAACATTTATTCTTCTGGTGGAGATCTTTCTGTTAGTGCCATCTTCAGGAGTCCAGGTTATGCTGTCTCCCTTCGAGACGGTATTGATATAAGTGGCTTAGTTCAGCTTATAGAAAGAAACAAGGAACGTGGGTTCTTCCTTGCTGATGGAAATGCTCGTATGGATGGAAACCAAGTCATATACTCAGTTGTGTTTACTACTCAGAGATTTGGTAACTGTGATTACAGAGTGGAATACAATCTTGATGCCTTACAGTTGTTTAACAGAGAGCAGCAATATGCCAGAGATGGTTGCCACATCACTGTCATCATCCCTAACACAGGAAGTCTCACTCCTCAATACATTGTTGTCTTCTGGTGTACTGACTAA
- the LOC136252111 gene encoding uncharacterized protein, which yields MAATEVYCLACGIDISSANGNRLLQTEKSRVVVPLWSDLCSEELENRGLFHEELVILDLVYKHNGKMCRKCFSTFNRCVNLIKKLKGPLSKALDIVQNNGSLCLIENMEAQDNEVPCTCDNGNCQNTPSCSRLSSPVPKRLCLEPVGVASECGESPAVMVGVKYKKRPKSYYLTPRRKRIGNAVGRGCRKVIAQECIKDTITRRFLLEQLARLIKSELKALCSTKESNMLYQKTNEALNQFSWDQLMSELESKAPVLLYILKVCTSTKGQRINTNAVIGMCIAIITKHRYFKMSLVQRIISLILYSGHASKQVFQRLQRLNLCLSHQVTVTLVKSLGEDFDNQVLKWRKALATTLEDQQEVDAIAEMCDMPGTCVFSSSSDESDCDSDQSEEGPTYSILTDNEVCDFDDISVGSQDDAPELAIDESLCSPFTNEEFETVLISTDPICSSTTTRGDETVLISADLIFSSTTTTRGDETVLISTDHICSSATTRDDETALISTDPICTATRNEETISRDPTNDDTVLIFGVPDAATVDERTINPINNYKLMGDNIDISIKSRYMRAGAHLHNQSLHYFQFLAVRDRIDFSELETVPKQLCHNNSSKIAKELLPNTNTDHTLLSDFSVIVSRILAANIPFFKFAVADVATWHKDHKHYEEMSLKSEVVPLGVLLLNENKGDEMR from the exons ATGGCGGCAACGGAAGTCTATTGCTTAGCTTGTGGTATCGATATTTCCTCCGCGAATGGAAACCGCTTGTTACAGACAGAGAAGTCTCGTGTTGTCGTTCCATTGTGGTCTGACCTTTGTAGTGAGGAGCTGGAGAATCGTGGTTTATTTCATGAAGAACTCGTGATTTTGGACTTGGTGTACAAGCACAATGGCAAAATGTGCAGAAAATGTTTTAGCACTTTTAACAGATGTGTGAACTTAATAAAGAAGTTGAAAGGGCCTCTTTCAAAAGCTTTAGATATTGTGCAGAACAACGGTAGTTTGTGTTTAATAGAGAACATGGAAGCTCAAGATAACGAAGTGCCATGTACATGTGACAATGGGAACTGTCAGAACACACCTTCTTGCAGTCGACTCAGTTCCCCAGTGCCCAAAAGGCTTTGTTTAGAACCAGTTGGAGTTGCTAGTGAATGTGGAGAGTCTCCAGCTGTGATG GTTGGTGTGAAATACAAAAAACGGCCAAAGTCTTACTATCTTACACCACGGCGGAAAAGGATTGGTAACGCTGTAGGAAGAGGCTGTAGAAAAGTTATTGCCCAGGAGTGCATAAAAGACACAATTACCAGAAGGTTTCTTTTGGAGCAGTTAGCCAGACTGATTAAATCCGAGTTGAAAGCCTTATGTTCTACTAAAGAAAGTAATATGCTGTACCAGAAAACCAATGAGGCTCTGAACCAGTTTTCCTGGGATCAACTGATGTCAGAATTGGAATCGAAAGCCCCAgttttattgtacattttgaaaGTTTGTACAAGCACCAAGGGCCAGAGGATCAATACCAATGCAGTGAttggtatgtgtatagctatcaTCACTAAACACAGATACTTCAAAATGAGTTTGGTGCAAAGAATCATCTCCCTAATTCTTTACAGTGGTCATGCTAGCAAACAG GTATTTCAACGTCTACAAAGGCTCAATCTTTGTTTGTCTCACCAAGTGACAGTAACACTGGTCAAATCATTAGGAGAGGATTTTGATAATCAAGTACTGAAGTGGAGAAAAGCTTTGGCTACCACATTAGAAGACCAACAAGAA GTGGATGCCATTGCAGAAATGTGTGATATGCCTGGAACATGTGTGTTCTCCAGTAGTTCTGATGAATCAGACTGTGATTCAGACCAATCAGAAGAAGGACCAACATATTCTATTTTAACTGATAACGAAGTGTGTGACTTTGATGATATTTCAGTTGGTTCACAAGATGACGCACCAGAATTGGCAATTGATGAATCTTTATGTTCTCCATTTACTAATGAAGAGTTCGAAACAGTTCTGATTTCTACGGATCCCATTTGCAGTAGCACTACTACCAGGGGTGATGAAACAGTTCTGATTTCTGCGGATCTCATTTTCAGTAGCACTACTACTACCAGGGGTGATGAAACAGTTCTGATTTCTACGGATCACATTTGCAGTAGCGCTACAACCAGGGATGATGAAACAGCTCTGATTTCTACGGATCCCATTTGCACTGCTACCAGAAATGAAGAAACAATTTCTAGGGATCCCACCAATGATGATACAGTTCTGATTTTTGGGGTTCCTGATGCTGCCACCGTTGATGAAAGAACTATCAATCCCATCAACAATTACAAACTTATGGGGGACAACATAGACATTTCTATTAAGAGTAGGTATATGCGTGCTGGTGCACATCTTCACAATCAGTCGCTCCACTATTTTCAGTTTTTAGCAGTCCGTGACAGGATCGATTTTAGTGAGTTGGAGACAGTCCCAAAACAATTGTGCCATAACAACTCATCAAAAATAGCTAAGGAGTTATTACCCAACACTAATACTGATCATACATTGCTCTCAGATTTTTCTGTGATTGTGTCACGCATTCTAGCAGCAAACATACCATTCTTTAAGTTTGCTGTAGCTGATGTTGCTACATGGCACAAGGACCACAAACATTATGAGGAGATGAGTTTGAAATCAGAAGTG GTGCCATTGGGTGTTTTATTACTTAACGAAAACAAAGGCGATGAGATGAGATGA